The segment GGCAATCTTCGAGATAACCGGCGGCGTTTGCGCTGGAGTTGCTTGACCCGCCAAAGAGCCTGACTCCCTATGGGGTCCTGGCTGAGGACCGGGGATGTTTCGGGCTGGGTCAGGAAATCGCCTACGGCGTCCAAGGTCAGCCCGAACATTTCTCCAAAATAGGATCGGGCACCTTTGCGCCTGAAGAGGCGGTGCGCCAGGTCGAGGGATCCTGTGTATTCGTGGGTGCCGCATAGGGCCAGGTGACTTTTCATCACCCTTTTCTTGACCAGGAAGGGCAATCGTGACGCGGCCATTGTGGTGCGCAGTGTCTGGTCAGTCTCCCGCTCCGGGCGTGAGAAGAGTGACACGGCCTGTCTATGATCCCACAGAACCATTCGATCGGCCTGCATCTCTGCATAGACGTGGCTGATCTTGCCGCCTCCGGGCATGAGCCCCATCATGTTGGGCACGTAGATATTGTGTGCAACCGTATCGGCCGCCAGATGAGCCAGATATCCATAGGCATAGGCTTTGGTGCGGTTCGTGTCCGCAGCGGCAAGCAGGCCCTGACCGATGCTCCAGTTGTGGCTGTGTCCCGGGCGCACTGTGCAGCCTTTACCAATGAAAATGTCGGCGGATAGGCAGCCGTACAGAAAGGCTCCGGGGTTGGCCGCCAGGAGGCGGGCAATCTCGGGGGCAATGCAATCCAGGCGTGCGAGGAAAAAGTTCCCTGCTGCCAAGTGGACCCCTGGGCCCCAGGCCCAGGCTTCGGTATCCGGCAACAGAATCATGACTGCTGTGACAAGCAGTGCGAGTGTCCATTTCATGGGGTAAAGTCTAGTCCTCCCTAGGCCTATGTCAACGCCTGAAACCGCAGTATTCAACGATGACCATGCAACGCGTTGGAAACCGGGAGGAAAAATATGGTGATTATAAGGAGAGTGGAACTCTGGCTTCCACACAAGCGCCCTGACCATTGGAAAGTTGGAGATGCCCATGGAGTTGATAGGTCACCAGATTGTTCATGAGCTTCAGACCGATCTCGTTATTGTAGGCTGGGTCGATCTCCGATGGGAATCCAGGGCCGTTGTCAGTGACTCGCAGGGTAAGGCCATTCCCCTGAGTTTGTTCGAGTTGGATTGTGATTGCTCCGGAGATGTCCCCTGAGGGGGCGTGCTTCAGGGCATTGGTGACAGCTTCGTTCAGAACAAGTCCCAGCGGGATGGCCGTGCCAATGGGCAGTTTGATTTCATCCAGGAGGTAAGTGAATTGGATTTCGTGGGCGTTGAACATGCTTTGCAGTTCGTTGCACAATGACTTGGCGTAGTCGTCAAAGCGTACGTTGCCCATGTCCCGACTCGTATAGAGTTGAGAATGAACCAGAGACATGCTGCGTAGCTTGGCTTGAATATCCCGAAAGGCTTCGCGAGTTTGATTACCGGTGACGTTGCGCGCTGCAATGTCCACAAGACTGTTGACCACCTGAAGGTTGTTTTTCACCCGGTGATGCAGTTCTTGGAGCAGGATATGTTTTTCATCCAGAGCCTTGGTCATGTTTTCTTCTGCCAGTTTGCGCAGGGTGATGTCCGAGGCTGCTCCAACGACCTCGATGACATCATTGGTGGAAGAACAACGGACCGGCTTGGCAACATAATGAAGATGGCGGAGTTGGCCGGTTTTGGTGATGATTCGGCATTCGAATTCGACGGGATTTCCTCTGATTACATGTCGGGCATGATCTTTGACCCTGGGAAGATCCTCGGGGTGCAGGAACAGGTGCCATTGCTCGGATGTCGGAATTTCATCCAGGCTATAGCCCACGATATCTTCGAAAGGTCCTTCAAGCCAACTTAGCTTGAGCAGGTCGTTTGGGTGAACTGTGGCGGTGAAGGCAAAGTCCGAAGTCATGGTCGTGACCGTGCGATAACGTTTTTCCAGTTGGGCGAGATTGGCTTCATTTTGCTCGAGTTCCGTGAGCAGAGGCAACCATTTGATGGCTCCCCAGGCAATGAGACTAAGTCCGCCAAGATAGCAGACTACTTTTTCCATGAAAGCCTGAGCCGGGGTATCACCGATTAGAACCCATCGATTAAGCTGGGGATAATTGTCCGTGATATCGAATAAGGTGCCCAGAAAGACCAGCCACATGCCAGCCATGAGCAGTTTCCAATTGGGTCTGGTTATTTCCGCACGCTGTTTATTGGCCGTTGCCAGTGTGATGCAGATCAGAAACATCAATATGGAACGAAGGATTTCGAGGAGAATGTCGGTCATGTTTGGTCGGTCCAGAAATACGGGGTGTTCTTACAATCAGGATCTGATTGATTTGTGTTGTTGCGATAGCAATGATTGCCGAATACTGGCTCGTATCAAGATCAACGGCTGATGGGAATAGCTGATACCGTGATCTCGGAACCATTGGATGCTGTGTCATAACTCAGGCTGATGGCATAGCGCTGTGGCGGTCCCGCGAGATCCAGCACAACCCGTAGGCGTTTTTCATCAGCATGCAGGAAGGTCCGGATGCGGCGAATGATGTCCCCCCGCCAGTGGGCAGATAGGCTTCGTCCCAGCCGTTGATCCCTGGAAAGTCAAGGATGATCCGTGGGCGGTCGCCTCCCAGGACTTCGGATTTAGGCCAGACGAATTTGCCTCCGGGAAGCCGGATGAAGGCCATCTCCTCGCTGCCGAAAGCCACCAGACGGACGCCGTGATCTCGCTCCTGCCCCAGAGCCGGGAGAGCGGTGGTGGCGAGAAACATGACGCAGACAAGTGTCAGCAGGAGGCGACGGAACATCGTGTTTCCTTCTCCTTGATTTTCTGGGTCCCGTTCCGTGGCCGGTGGAATGGGAGCTTTATGTCTCTCAAGCTTGCGTTGGCGGGAAGATTGGCCTTTTATCGTTCAAAATCAGAGCCGCCAAAGCGGGTGGCACGAACAAAGGAAGTTTTGCCCGGTTCGTACCCCGGTGTGTCACCACCTCCGTGGTGGTAGGCACAGACAAAGGAGTTGTTTTCTGTTTCCGCCCAGCCCGAATAGCCATAATCACACCAGGCCGCTCGTGGGTCCGCGGCCAGTTCCAGCACCTGCTCTCTGACTCGGGCGTCGGGCTGGCCCAAGGCTGATTCCCAATCCCATACATACGTTTTTTGAGTGTCAGGCTCAATATTCATTTGCCGGATTTGTTGCCACTTGCTGGTTCCTTCCCCCGAGGGGTTGGCCCCTACCAGTATCATCCGTCGGCGGACGTGTGCTGCCGGTAAATTCAGCGTGGCGCGTTGTTCATCGTTGACCAATACCTCCAGGCATCCCCGGTTGTATTCCAGACGGATCGTATTGAATTGGTCGTGGGGAAGCGGGATGGATAAATCCCGGGGAACATCTTCTGCGCCTTCGTGCTCCTCTGGTGGTAGCAAGGGGGACATGGCCGTTTCAGTAATCTGCCAGGCGATCCCCAGGCGCATCAGCCCTCCAGCGCCTGTTGCTTTGACCCTGGCTTCAAGGGTGGCCCGGGCCTGGATAGGGTTGGTCAGTGGGTACAGCGCGTAGATGGGGCGAGAGTGGTCGGATGTTTTGAGCAACAGCCCTTCGGTGGTCAATTCTGGCTCAGGGCCATGCTGCACCGATGAGTGGACAGCAAAACCTTCCAGATCAGCTATATCTCCCAACCACGCGACCGTTCCTCCGGCAGGTCCCCGATTACGATATGTCACGAGGAGTCGCTTGTCCCGGGTCAGTCCCAAGGTGGGGCGATGCCCGATCAGCATACTCGCTTCAGGAGCACTCCATGTCCTGCCGTCGTCGCTGGAGAAGGTGAAATACATCGGCTCGAAGACCTGACTGTTTTCCCGTAATAGCGCCAGGATGCGCCCATCCGGGAGCCGGGTCATGGACGCTTCGCATAAGACGAGGTTGGGGTCACCACCGAGGGTCGCAATTTTTTCCCAGTTCGCTCCGTGGTCCTGTGAGCGGAAGACCCCTTGTGTTGCCGGTTTCTGCCCGGCGATGGGATTGTGCTCTCCCTCGTGACGATGGGCTGTGCTGAGCCAGGAACCATCGGGAAGGGCCATGACTCGGTCCGGGATGCCATAGGGCATCCCGGCATGTTTGCCCTCCGTCCAGGTCCGGCCCTGATCATGACTGCGGTAGAGCAGGCGGGCGGCATCGTCGATGAGGATCAGTTCCTTGGCTCTTGGCTGGCTGAACCGGGGACAATGGCCCTGAGTCGGATGCAGTTGCTGTGGTGGAGTCCAGCTTGCTCCACCGTCCATGCTGCGCGAGAGCAGGAGTCGCCGCCTGTTGGGGACATGCTCGTCAGCCTCGCGGTATGCACACAGCAGTTCGCCGTCGGGCGTGCGCCAAAGATCGGGGAAACTCAGATAGTGGCCTTCGCGGCGGTCGATAATGGTGTGGCGTGCGGCATCGGAAGTGAGTGAGTGCATCTGGTCACCAGTAGGCAAGAAGTGTTGTGTGTATAGCACGGGGGGCTGTGAGCGTGGGCAGCCTGATTCGATTGCCTGCACAGAGATCTGAATGTGCCGGCAAAGGCTGCGGGCCCTACGGGAGGGCGCTTCATGTGCTTCACCTCAATGGTCATTCCGAAGAACCGATCCGGACCTGAGGCCTCGGTCTGCTTCAGTCGCAGATGTCGATGCGTTCCCCATCCCGTTCGCGATAGGCCAACTGGCCGGTGGTCTCCATGACCGCGCGCCAGTAGTCGGAATTGATCTCCAGCTTGCGGCGTTTGGCCGTGACCAGAGACAGCGGTAGATGAATGTAGTGCCCGCGCATTTTACTGACAACCATGCCCGTCTTACCGGCCATGGCTGCGTGTACCGCGTGCTGCCCCAGGAATCCGCAATAGACCCGATCGTTGGCGTTGGCAGGGATCGAGCGGATGATATAGCTGGGATCGATGAACTTCAGGGTGAAGGGAATGCCCTGTTCCTTGAAGTATTTCTTGATTTCCTCTCTGAGGATGGAGCAGATGTCGCCGAGCATGACGTTGCCCGAGGCATCGGTCTGCCCATTGGCCTTGCAGAGGTCCTGGCCCGCACCTTCGGCAACGACGATCACGGCGTGGTGACGCTGCTGGATTCGTCTGGCCAGTGCAGGGATGATTCCCTTTGGGCCGTAGAGTTCCAGGGGGGCTTCGGGTACAAGAACGAAGTTGACCTCGCGCTGGGCCAGGGTGGTTTGGGCGGCGATGAATCCGGATTCGCGCCCCATGAGCTTGACCATGCCCACACCATTGTATGCACCGGTGGCTTCGGTGTGGGCGCATTGTACGGCCTGGGTGGCGGCGTCCACAGCAGAATCGAAGCCAAAGGACTGGAAAACGAAATTGATGTCGTTATCGATGGTCTTGGGGATACCAATGACGGAAATCTTGAGGTTGCGCGCTTCGCATTCCAGTTGCACTTTTTGGGCAGCTTTCATGGTGCCATCCCCGCCAATGCAGAAGACTACGGAGATGTTCATACGTTCCAGTGCATCCACGATCCCTTCGGGAGGCTGATGCCCACGTGATGATCCCAGGATGGTGCCACCAAAAAGATGAATATTGGAAACATCGTGGGGTGTCATTTCCCAGATATTATGCCCGAACTCAGGCATGAAACCTTCCAATCCGAAGCGAATACCCAGAGTTGCGGCCACATTGTAGTTGTGATGCGCTTCCATGACGATGGCCCTGATGACGTCGTTGATGCCGGGGCACAGGCCCCCACAGGTCACGATGGCACATTTTGTCTTGGAGGGATCGAAGTACGTGTGTTCGCGAGGGCCGGCTTTTTCGAAGTACAGCCTCAGGGATTCGTCCTGATTCGGGTCGAGTTCCTCACGCACATGGATGTCTACCTTGGCGTCGTGGTCCACGAATCGGCAGTAGGGCATGGGCGAGGGAATTTTGGCCTTGCCTAGGGTCGCGATGCTTGTGTCTGGAGCCAGCGCCGTCTTTTTTTTCGAGGGGGCTCTTTTGCTTGATGTTTTCTTCTTGCCGGGCATGGGGGGCTCCTTGCGCTGGCTGTGATTATTTTTTCTATTTCGTTATCTGTATCAGAAAGTGCGGCCCGGATGAACTCTGTGGAGTGAAATTGCACTTGTGTATCCCGATTCAATCGAGCCTTTCCAGCTTTGTGTACCCAAGTGCGTCTCAGGTGGCAATGATTCCCGGTGGTTGTAAAAAAAGGAGGACCCGAAGGCCCTCCTGAAGATTTATGACGTCGTGCGAGGCTTATTCCTTGATGTGGCAGCCCTTGCACTTTGTGGGGCCATATTTTTCAGCCTTTTCCTTTTTCAGGGCCTTATGACAGCCCAAACAGCTCTGCTTGCCCGGCTTGTGGTAGGTCAGATAATAGGACTTGTCGCCCTTCTTGACCGTGACATCATCGTGGCAACCTGCGCTCTTGCATGTCTTGATTTCAGCCTCGCCGTCCCAGGTGTGGTGGCAGGCTGTACAGTCCAGCGCGGCATGGTTGGCGTGTGGGAAGATGACAGGCGGCTTGGTTGTCTTGCTTCCTTCGGGCATCATCATCGTGATTGGATCCTTGGGTGCGTCAGCAGCCGAAAGCGGCATGACGAACATCACGCCAAGAAATATGAGGGACAGGAGTATAAGCAACCGTTTCATCGTGAACCTCCTCACCGCATAATGCGATGCATCGGGTTAGCCATCTGCATTTGGGACGAAAATACCAAGGATAAGACATTGGCGCAAGGCATGTTGGAAATGGAGTGTGGTTCTTTGCAAAAGCTAATTTCGTGACACGATGTTCAATTTCGTGTAATCAACGCCCATCTCAAGGAGACGCAATGCATATTTCAGAAGGTGTACTTACGGCCCCGGTTCTCGGGGGCGGTGCGGTGCTGGCCGTTGCCGGGACCTGGCTGGGACTCAGGAAGCTCGACTATGATCGTTTGATGACCGTAGCTATCCTTTCGGCTGCGTTTTTTGTGGCCTCGCTGATTCATGTGCCTGTGGGCGTGGCCAGTGCGCATCTGATCATGAACGGTCTGCTCGGGGCCGTGTTGGGCTGGGCGGCGTTTCCCGCCATTCTCGTGGGATTGGCCTTGCAGGCCCTGTTGTTTCAATTCGGTGGAATCACCGTGTTGGGGGTCAATACTTTCAATATGGCTGCTCCAGCCGTGTTATGCGGGATGCTGTTCAGAGGTCTGATGGAACGAGGCGGGCGCGCCCGGACCATTGGTGGCTTTCTGTGCGGCGCCTTGTCCGTTACGCTGTCCGCCGCACTGACCGCCGGTTCCTTGGCTTTGGCCGGAGATGGTTTCCTTGCTGCGGCCGGGGCATTGTTCGCTGCGCATGTGCCGGTGATGGTCGCCGAGGGTGTTGTGGTGGCCTTTGCCGTCTCCTTCCTTGGGCGGGTGCGTCCAGAACTCCTGGCCTTCAGGACAAGTGCTTAGTCAATGTCAGATTGAAGGAAATAGTTCTGGCAGAACTTACTGATCACTCCCAAAGATGTTTCCTTACGTTGTCTTTTTTTTGCGCTGCTGCTAACGCGGACGAATGAAGAATACAGATGATATCCCCCGGCAAAGGCTTTCGATGCCAGACATTGCCCGATTCTATGGAATCGTCCTTGTCTATTATGGCCATATTATCGAACGCATCATGTATCTCAAGGATCCTACTGCAGCGCTGCATTACAAATTCATTTATTCATTCCATATGCCGTTTTTCTTCCTGCTTGCCGGTTTCGTGGTTGCGCCGGCCAAGTCCACCTTGCCGGTAGGCCGTTTCCTGCGCCAGATGGCAGCGTCACGCCTCGCTCCATATGTATTTTTCAGCCTTCTTCTGGCCCTCATGAGTCTTATTTTTCCTGGCCATTATGTGGTCGTGGATCTCTCCTCTGCCAAGGGCTATGCCAAAGGCCTTATTGCCACGGCCATGGGCTTTCCTGTGTTCAATATCCCGCTGTGGTTCATGGCCTGTCTGGTGGTTGTAGAGATTATGCATCGTGCCTGGGCGCGGCTTGTGGCTGGGACTGCTGGGCTATTCGCAGTGGTTGTGGTCTGCCTGCTGGGTGGGCTCTGGCTGAATCAGAGGATCCCGTTTCTTATGGAAGGCAAGAATTTCTGGATTGTGAACGAGGCTCCGGTCATGGCCGCCTTCTATCTTGTGGGAGTGTTTCTGCGGCGGCGGGAATTCCTGCTGGGAAATGTTCCGCGTCCTGTGCTGGTCTTTGGCGTGCTGGCCTGCATCGCTGCGGTGATGTTGACTTTCGATTTGAACCAAGGACCGTTCAGGCTTTTTCAGGCAGTGGTCGTTGTTCTTGGTGCCCATGGCAACTGGCTGCTCTTTACGGTGACCGCTCTGGCCGGTTCGTTGGCGCTGCTGTATCTGGCGCGTCTCACTTTTCCAGCCCGCTGGTTGCTGTTCATGGGGCGCAACGTGCTCATTTTATTCTGTCTGAATGGCGTTTTCTACCATTATATTAATGGTCCCTTTGCCGATTGGTTCATGCGCACATTCGAGGGTGGAGCTTGGCTCGTATTCGGTGCCGGTGTTGTTTTTACAGCGCTGAGCCTTGTGGCGAGCGTGCCGTTCGTCCTGCTTTTTAACCGCTTCATTCCCCAACTGGTGGGCAAGCCCCGCCAGTCCGGCCCTCTTTTGCCAGCGCTCATTCGAGAGTGAAAAAAGGGGAGCCTAGGCTCCCCTTTTTTGCATGTGCAGCGCATGGCTTCGTCATCAACTGGTCATGATGTCCCGTAGCTGTCCAAAGACCTGATGGTTGCCGGGATGTCGATTTACCCGGTGCACGTCCTGAAGCTTGGTGACCTGGGTCACCATCTGGTTCAGTCGATTGCTGTCTTCCACCAGCAGCCAGATGCGGCTGGTCTCCCCGCCGCCTTCCGGCAGGCAGGCAATACCTTCGACATTGTAGGCCCGGCGGGAGAACAGCCCGCAGACATGGCTCATGACCCCGGGATGGTTGTTCACATGCAGTTCCAGCACGGTTTTGGGGGATGTAGTTTTAGATGCAGGCATGTTCGGCACCTCCGATCATTTCGCGGTTGGCAGCGCCCGGAGGCACCATGGGATACACCCCGTCCGAGGCGTTAACGGGCAGATGAATCAGGCAGGGGCCCTGTTCCGAGAAGATGCGTTTCAATTCTCCTTCAGGATCGGGATGACCGTCCAGGTCAACGGCGGGCAGCCCGAATCCGCGGGCAATGGCGGCAAAATCCGGGCTGTGCTTGTAGTCCGAGGCAAACAGGCGATTGCCGTAGAACAACTCCTGCTGCTGTTGGACCAGGCCCAGGGCATTGTTGTTGGTCAGCACGATTTTGACGTTGGTCCTGTGCTCTGCGGCTGTGGCCAGTTCCTGGATGTTCATCATCAGGCTGCCGTCGCCGGAGAAGCAGACCACGGTACGTTCCGGCTCGGCCAGGGATGCACCGATGGCTGCCGGCAGTCCGAAGCCCATGGTACCGAGTCCGCCAGAGGTCAGCCAGCGGCCGGGACGGCGGAAAGGGTAAGCCTGTGCCGTGCGCATCTGATGCTGGCCGACATCCGTGGTGATAATGTCATCATCTTCCATCAGTTTTGAAACGGCCTGGATAATGCCGTAAGGGGCCATGATGTCATCGGCGCGGGGCAGATCCAGGGGGTGGCTGTGGCGCAGGCGGCTGACCCGCTCTGACCACTGGCGGCGCGGGCGTTTCTCCACCATGGGCAGTAATGATTCCAGAACCTGTTTGGCATCTGCGGTGATTCCCAGAAGTGGAGTCTTGATCTTGTCCAGCTCTCCAGGGTCGATGTCCACATGCAGAATCTGCGCACCGGGACAGAACTGATCGGCCTTGCCCGTGGCGCGATCATCAAACCGCACACCAAGGGCGATGAGCAGGTCGCTTTCTTCCAGCAACAGGTTGGTGCAGGGGGCGGCGTGCATGCCGAGCATTCCCAGGCAGAGCGGATGATCGGAGGGCAGTGCGCCAAGGCCCATCAGGGTCGTGGCCACGGGGATGGAGGTCTTTTCCGCCAGGGCGCGGGCCAGTTCCGAGGCGCCGGACTGGACCACGCCACCGCCGATGTACAGGAACGGGCGTTGGGCTGCGTTGATCATCTTTGCGGCCTTTTCGATGTCA is part of the Desulfovibrio ferrophilus genome and harbors:
- the ilvB gene encoding acetolactate synthase large subunit, with the protein product MKRMTGAEATIRLLERQGIHIIPGIPGGTNLPLYDALSHSEQIRHVLARHEQGAGFMAQGMARTSGTPQVFMATSGPGATNTLTALADAKLDSVPIICITGQVPTSMIGSDAFQEVDIYGMSIPATKHNFLVRSAEELLTVIPEAFRIAASDRPGPVLIDIPKDVQTAMLEFEQWPEPGKPNPLPPFSWDDIEKAAKMINAAQRPFLYIGGGVVQSGASELARALAEKTSIPVATTLMGLGALPSDHPLCLGMLGMHAAPCTNLLLEESDLLIALGVRFDDRATGKADQFCPGAQILHVDIDPGELDKIKTPLLGITADAKQVLESLLPMVEKRPRRQWSERVSRLRHSHPLDLPRADDIMAPYGIIQAVSKLMEDDDIITTDVGQHQMRTAQAYPFRRPGRWLTSGGLGTMGFGLPAAIGASLAEPERTVVCFSGDGSLMMNIQELATAAEHRTNVKIVLTNNNALGLVQQQQELFYGNRLFASDYKHSPDFAAIARGFGLPAVDLDGHPDPEGELKRIFSEQGPCLIHLPVNASDGVYPMVPPGAANREMIGGAEHACI
- a CDS encoding sensor histidine kinase; translation: MTDILLEILRSILMFLICITLATANKQRAEITRPNWKLLMAGMWLVFLGTLFDITDNYPQLNRWVLIGDTPAQAFMEKVVCYLGGLSLIAWGAIKWLPLLTELEQNEANLAQLEKRYRTVTTMTSDFAFTATVHPNDLLKLSWLEGPFEDIVGYSLDEIPTSEQWHLFLHPEDLPRVKDHARHVIRGNPVEFECRIITKTGQLRHLHYVAKPVRCSSTNDVIEVVGAASDITLRKLAEENMTKALDEKHILLQELHHRVKNNLQVVNSLVDIAARNVTGNQTREAFRDIQAKLRSMSLVHSQLYTSRDMGNVRFDDYAKSLCNELQSMFNAHEIQFTYLLDEIKLPIGTAIPLGLVLNEAVTNALKHAPSGDISGAITIQLEQTQGNGLTLRVTDNGPGFPSEIDPAYNNEIGLKLMNNLVTYQLHGHLQLSNGQGACVEARVPLSL
- a CDS encoding acyltransferase family protein; this translates as MKNTDDIPRQRLSMPDIARFYGIVLVYYGHIIERIMYLKDPTAALHYKFIYSFHMPFFFLLAGFVVAPAKSTLPVGRFLRQMAASRLAPYVFFSLLLALMSLIFPGHYVVVDLSSAKGYAKGLIATAMGFPVFNIPLWFMACLVVVEIMHRAWARLVAGTAGLFAVVVVCLLGGLWLNQRIPFLMEGKNFWIVNEAPVMAAFYLVGVFLRRREFLLGNVPRPVLVFGVLACIAAVMLTFDLNQGPFRLFQAVVVVLGAHGNWLLFTVTALAGSLALLYLARLTFPARWLLFMGRNVLILFCLNGVFYHYINGPFADWFMRTFEGGAWLVFGAGVVFTALSLVASVPFVLLFNRFIPQLVGKPRQSGPLLPALIRE
- the ilvN gene encoding acetolactate synthase small subunit — encoded protein: MPASKTTSPKTVLELHVNNHPGVMSHVCGLFSRRAYNVEGIACLPEGGGETSRIWLLVEDSNRLNQMVTQVTKLQDVHRVNRHPGNHQVFGQLRDIMTS
- a CDS encoding zinc dependent phospholipase C family protein; this translates as MKWTLALLVTAVMILLPDTEAWAWGPGVHLAAGNFFLARLDCIAPEIARLLAANPGAFLYGCLSADIFIGKGCTVRPGHSHNWSIGQGLLAAADTNRTKAYAYGYLAHLAADTVAHNIYVPNMMGLMPGGGKISHVYAEMQADRMVLWDHRQAVSLFSRPERETDQTLRTTMAASRLPFLVKKRVMKSHLALCGTHEYTGSLDLAHRLFRRKGARSYFGEMFGLTLDAVGDFLTQPETSPVLSQDPIGSQALWRVKQLQRKRRRLSRRLPQAQIGNLFPVMPEFSSLPDIYSSCPIAARTLRCS
- a CDS encoding sialidase family protein, translated to MHSLTSDAARHTIIDRREGHYLSFPDLWRTPDGELLCAYREADEHVPNRRRLLLSRSMDGGASWTPPQQLHPTQGHCPRFSQPRAKELILIDDAARLLYRSHDQGRTWTEGKHAGMPYGIPDRVMALPDGSWLSTAHRHEGEHNPIAGQKPATQGVFRSQDHGANWEKIATLGGDPNLVLCEASMTRLPDGRILALLRENSQVFEPMYFTFSSDDGRTWSAPEASMLIGHRPTLGLTRDKRLLVTYRNRGPAGGTVAWLGDIADLEGFAVHSSVQHGPEPELTTEGLLLKTSDHSRPIYALYPLTNPIQARATLEARVKATGAGGLMRLGIAWQITETAMSPLLPPEEHEGAEDVPRDLSIPLPHDQFNTIRLEYNRGCLEVLVNDEQRATLNLPAAHVRRRMILVGANPSGEGTSKWQQIRQMNIEPDTQKTYVWDWESALGQPDARVREQVLELAADPRAAWCDYGYSGWAETENNSFVCAYHHGGGDTPGYEPGKTSFVRATRFGGSDFER
- a CDS encoding ATP-dependent 6-phosphofructokinase; this translates as MPGKKKTSSKRAPSKKKTALAPDTSIATLGKAKIPSPMPYCRFVDHDAKVDIHVREELDPNQDESLRLYFEKAGPREHTYFDPSKTKCAIVTCGGLCPGINDVIRAIVMEAHHNYNVAATLGIRFGLEGFMPEFGHNIWEMTPHDVSNIHLFGGTILGSSRGHQPPEGIVDALERMNISVVFCIGGDGTMKAAQKVQLECEARNLKISVIGIPKTIDNDINFVFQSFGFDSAVDAATQAVQCAHTEATGAYNGVGMVKLMGRESGFIAAQTTLAQREVNFVLVPEAPLELYGPKGIIPALARRIQQRHHAVIVVAEGAGQDLCKANGQTDASGNVMLGDICSILREEIKKYFKEQGIPFTLKFIDPSYIIRSIPANANDRVYCGFLGQHAVHAAMAGKTGMVVSKMRGHYIHLPLSLVTAKRRKLEINSDYWRAVMETTGQLAYRERDGERIDICD
- the cbiM gene encoding cobalt transporter CbiM is translated as MHISEGVLTAPVLGGGAVLAVAGTWLGLRKLDYDRLMTVAILSAAFFVASLIHVPVGVASAHLIMNGLLGAVLGWAAFPAILVGLALQALLFQFGGITVLGVNTFNMAAPAVLCGMLFRGLMERGGRARTIGGFLCGALSVTLSAALTAGSLALAGDGFLAAAGALFAAHVPVMVAEGVVVAFAVSFLGRVRPELLAFRTSA
- a CDS encoding cytochrome c3 family protein — translated: MKRLLILLSLIFLGVMFVMPLSAADAPKDPITMMMPEGSKTTKPPVIFPHANHAALDCTACHHTWDGEAEIKTCKSAGCHDDVTVKKGDKSYYLTYHKPGKQSCLGCHKALKKEKAEKYGPTKCKGCHIKE